The nucleotide window ACAAGCAAGAGCTGATGCGTGAAGTACTAGTCGATGTCATGACCAATGCCATTATCTACTGGGAGTCTGTTACTGGGGAGACCAAGTTTGCTTTCGCAGAAAAGAGTGGCTTATGGCGAGTCTACTTAGACCGCAGTACCCTACAAACTAGAACGCTAGACAAATACCTACGCGTAGAAACTCTACCGAAAACACCTCGCTGGCGAACGGTACTGAGCTCTATCGAATTCATACTTGAACACTGTAAAGAACAAACACCAGAAAGAACTCATATCGAGATGCTAAGGGATAAACTACAGAAACTACTGACCAGCTAACCCTGAAGTAAGATCACGATACTGTAAATAATGGAGCCCACTTAGCGTGGGCTTTTTTGTACGCCTAACAATCACAAAAAGTAGAATCCCAACGCTTGCAACGCACTTTTTTTACGTCTTTAAACAAGGAGCAATTCACGCCAATTACGCACAGTGCGTGCTCGTAACCGTCAGTACTTTTCGTTCTATTCTCAATCATATCTGACCGTTATCTGACTCTTTGTTGCAGTTTGAGAAGCGAGTCACAACAGAACGGCAGATTTAATTTTCTAGGGAAATTTAACGTAAAAGCGGCAAGTGACCAAGATCTACAATTACAAAACCCTAGCCTAAAGCTTTATAATAAAAAGCCCAGGTAGTTAGTGACCACTTACACCCAGCCGATACAGCAAAACCAAATGCGAGTCACATCACCTTAACAATTGCGCACAAAAAACCACCAAAGCACCCCATTTTGACGTTAATGACGTGGGATTGCTTGTTTTTAACGTTTTTGACGGGAAACGAGTTTGATTAATTCATCGATAAGGTGTTTTCTTACTCCTGCCAAAGGCCTACAGGCCACTCTTACCACTTCTCAGAATCAACGATGAATCTGGAGCAATGAAGAAGAGGTAGGCCTTTAACTAGAGTGTGTATCTACTAAACAATTTAGCGACAGATAACATTCAATCCATTAGTGAAATGAAAGCAAATAGTAAGGAACAGCTATGCTTGCCAATATAAAAAAAACAGCAATAGCAACAGATAACATTCAATCCATTAGTGAAATGAAAGCAAATAGTAAGGAACAGCTATGCTTGCCAATATAAAAAAAACAGCAATAGCAACAGCAATTATTGCAACTGCTACAACAGGTTTTGCATCAGTAGCAACAGCTGCAGAACGCAGTGAGTTGACTATTCACCCGAAAGAGTACACTACATTTGTACGTAACTTTAACCCGTACCTTGGTGCTACTAACCTACATACTACAACCGACTTCCTTTATGAGCCGCTAGTAGTATTCAACGAAATGCACGGTAACACTCCAGTGTTCCGTCTAGCTGAAAACTTCACAATGTCAGATGATCTGATGAGCGTAGTTTTCGACATTCGTAAGGGTGTTAAATGGTCGGACGGAGAAACTTTCTCTGCTGATGATGTTGTTTTTTCTTTCAACCTTGTAAAAGAGAAGCCAGAGCTTGACCAATCTGGTATCAACTCTTGGGTAACTTCTGTAGAAAAACTGAACGACTACCAAGTTAAGTTCAGCCTAACAGAAGCTAACTCGAACGTACCTTACGAGATTGCTAAAGTACCTGTAGTACCTAAGCACATCTGGAAAGACGTGAAAGATCCATCAACGTTTACCAATGAGAACCCAGTAGGTTCTGGTCCGTTTACAGAAATCGATACGTTTACAGCTCAACTATACATCCAGTGTGCTAACCCGAACTACTGGGATGCAGACAACCTAGATGTTGACTGTCTACGTGTTCCACAAATTGCGAACAACGACCAGTTCCTAGGTAAAGTTGTAAACAGTGAAATGGACTGGACGTCTTCTTTCGTTCCAGATATCGATCGTACATACGCTGCAGCTAGCCCTAAACACCACTACTGGTACCCGCCAGCAGGTACACAGGCATTCATCGTTAACTTCAAGCACCCTGATGCTGCGAAGCATGAAGCATTGAGCAACGTTGAATTCCGTCGTGCTTTCTCTATGGCTCTTGACCGTCAAACTATCATCGATATCGCATTCTACGGTGGCGGTACTGTGAACGATTTCGCATCGGGTCTTGGCTACGCATTTGAAGCTTGGTCTGATGAAAAAACTCATGACAAGTACAAAGGCTTCAACACTTACAACGCTGAAGGCGCGAAGAAGCTTCTTGCTGACGCTGGCTTCAAAGATGTAAATAAAGATGGTTTTGTTGACACTCCATCAGGCAAGTCTTTCGAACTAATGATTCAATCTCCAAACGGCTGGACTGACTTCAACAACACAGTTCAACTAGCGGTAGAACAGCTAAACGAAATCGGTATTAAAGCGAAAGCTCGTACACCTGACTTCTCTGTTTACAACCAAGCAATGCTTGAAGGTACATACGACGTAGCATACACAAACTACTTCCACGGTGCGGATCCATACACGTACTGGAACAGTGCTTACAACTCATCACTTCAATCTGGTGATGGTATGCCTCGTTTCGCGATGCACTTCTACCAAAACGACAAGCTAGATGGTCTTCTAAACAGCTTCTACAAAACAGCTGACAAGAACGAGCAGCTAGATATTGCACACGGTATCCAGCAAATCATCGCTGCAGACCAAGTGACAATCCCAGTGATGTCTGGTGCTTACATGTACCAATACAACACGACTCGCTTCACTGGTTGGTGGAACGAAGAAAATCCAAAAGGCCGTCCAAACATTTGGGCTGGTATTCCAGAGCGTCTACTTCATGTACTGGACCTAAAACCAGTTAAATAAGTAATCGTTCAATCTTTGCGGCGTAACTTCTTACGCCGCTTATAAAAATCCCCACACTATCAATTGAAAGTATGGCGCTAGTCGTCAGGGGATTTTTCGTTCCAAATTTCGCTAGGAGCGACCTGAATCCAGAAACAGGGAAACAATCTGGGTGAGTAAGGTGTGAGTTATGGGTTATTTTTTAAGACGTTTGTCATTTTATTTTGTCGCGCTATTAGTTGCAGCGACGTTAAACTTTATTATTCCAAGAGCAATGCCTGGTGACCCAGTTACCATGATGTTTGCGAACGCTTCTGTACAAGTTACTCCTGAGCGTATTGCGGCAATGAAAGAACTATTAGGCTTCGTTGATGGCGGCTTACTGGTTCAATACGGCGCATACATGAAGAACATTCTAAGCTGGGAGCTTGGTACATCAATTCAATTCTACCCACTTTCAGTAAATACACTGTTAGGTGGCGCATTCGGTTGGTCGCTATTCTTAGCAGGCACTGCCGTTATTCTTTCTTTCTCGATTGGCTCAATCCTAGGTATTTTTGCAGCGTGGAAACGTGGCAGTAAATACGATGCCTTTGTTACTCCAGGGATGCTTATTCTACAAGCCGTTCCTCAAGTTGTTATTGCCATGCTTGCGCTATTTACCTTCGCAATTGGTTTGAAGTGGTTCCCAACTGGCTACGCCTATACCGCTGGTACGATACCTGACTGGACAAGTTGGGCATTCATCAAAGACGTTGCTTACCACGCTTTCTTGCCTCTGGTATGTGCTTCGGTTGTTCAAATTGGTGGCTTCCTAGTAAACATGCGTAACAACATGATCAACCTACTCGCAGAAGACTACATCACCATGGCGAAAGGCAAAGGCCTTAGCGAAAACCGAGTGGTATTCAATTACGCAGCTCGTAACGCGATGCTGCCAAGTGTGACGGCGCTTTCGATGTCTCTAGGTATGGCAATCGGCGGTCAGTTAATTATCGAAATCATCTTTAACTACCCAGGTCTTGGTAGCGTACTTTTCAACGCAATTAACGCTCGTGACTACCAAGTATTGCAAGGCCAACTGCTTATCATGACGCTATTCATGCTGTTCTTTAACCTTGTTGCAGACATGCTTTACGTTGTTCTTGACCCTCGTCTTCGTAAGGGTGGTAAATAATCATGAAAGATATTCTAAAACTCATTTGGCGCAATCCGATGGCCCTAACCGGTGTCATCATCCTAAGTATTTTTATTCTTGGTGCTATTGCGGCTCCATTGATCACCAAACATGTACCAGACAAGCGTACAGGTAATCCACACGAGTACCCTGGCTTCGTCGTTAAGTCTGCACAAACGAACCCTGACGGCTGGGTTGCTCAAAACCTAGCAGACGACCGTCGCACACTTATCATGTCTAAGAAGGCGGACCATGTACTGGGGACAACTCGTATGGGGCGTGACGTTTGGTCACAAGTGGTATACGGAGCACGTGTATCTCTGGCTGTAGGTTTTGGTGCGGGCCTTACCGTATGTTTACTCGCAACGGTTATCGGTGTTTCCGCGGGCTACTTTGGCGGCCGTGTCGATGACATCTTGACAGCCGCAATGAACATTATGCTGGTTATTCCTCAATACCCATTACTGTTCGTAGTTGCAGCCTTTATCGGTGAGGCAGGGCCACTCACCATAACCTTAGTTATCGGCTTTATGTCCTGGGCTTGGGGCGCGCGTGTTGTTCGTTCCCAAACGTTAGCACTGCGTGAAAAAGAGTTTGTAAAAGCCGCTGAAGTTTTGGGTGAATCTTCATTCCGTATCATCTTCGTAGAGATTCTTCCAAACCTTATCTCTATCGTTGGCGCGAGCTTCATCGGTTCGGTGATGTACGCAATCATGATGGAAGCTACGATTTCGTTCCTAGGTCTTGGTGACCCGAACACAATCAGCTGGGGCATCATGCTTTACAACGTTCAAACCTCTTCATCAATGCTGATTGGCGCTTGGTGGGAACTGTTGGCTCCTTGTATCGCATTAACACTACTTGTAACTGGCCTTGCTCTGCTTAACTTCGCGGTCGATGAAATTGCCAACCCGCAACTGCGTTCTCACAAAGGCATGAAGCGTTGGAAAAAACTAGCGGCTCAAGATAAAGAAGAACGTGAACCAGAACTACCACCACAAAATGCACTTTGGAGCGGAGATAAATAATCATGTCTGAACCACTAATTTCAATCCGCAACTTATGCGTGGATTACATCACAGAGTCTGGCGATGTTCGCGCGTGTAATAACGTAAGTTTTGACATCGCTCCGGGTGAAGTATTCGGCTTAGCTGGTGAATCTGGCTGTGGTAAATCAACCGTTGCTTTCTCTCTTATGCGTCTTCATAAGCCGCCCGCTTACATCAGTGGTGGTGAAGTCATCTTCAATGGTGAGAACATCCTTGAATACAGTGACGAACGCATGCAAGCGTTCCGCTGGAGCGAGATGTCGATGGTATTCCAGAGTGCGATGAACGCACTCAACCCTGTACTTCCAATGGAAGAACAGTTCTGTGATGTGATTATGCATCACACCAACATGACTCGTGAACAAGCTAAGCAACGCGCTGAAGGTCTACTTGAAATTGTCGATATTCACCCAAGCCGATTGAGTGACTACCCTCACCAATTCTCTGGCGGCATGCGTCAACGCTTAGTTATTGCTATCGCTTTAGCATTGAATCCAAAGCTGATCATTATGGATGAGCCAACGACCGCGCTTGATGTGGTTGTTCAACGCGAAATCCTACAAAAGATCTATGCGCTAAAAGAAGAGTTTGGTTTCTCAATTCTGTTCATCACCCATGACTTGTCATTGATGGTCGAGTTCTCTGACCGTATCGGCATCATGTACTCAGGTGAGCTTATCGAGGTCGCAAACTCTCAAGATATTCTAGAAAACCCTTACCACCCTTACACCAAAGGGCTGGGTAGTTCTTTCCCTCCACTAACAGGGCCAAAGACAAAACTAGCGGGTATTCCGGGCAACCCTCTGAACCTCTTAGAGATTCCTGAAGGGTGTCGTTTCCAAGCTCGATGTGACCGTGTACATGAAGCTTGTACTAAGGTGCCAACCAAGCTGCGCTCTATCGACCCGGGACACTTGTCTAACTGCCACCTGTACGGTGACCCAATAGTACAAAGGAAGCTATAGCTTGCACGCTGACTCAGCGTGAATAACGAATAAGGCGGCTCGACCGTCGAAAAGCAAGCAAAGCGAACAAGGATTCTGGAGACAATTATGAGCAAAGATTTCGGTCAATTATTGGTAGAAGGCAAGAATGTCGTAAAAGACTTCCCAATAAGCAGTACCACCATTCAAACCCCAATGATGCGTGCGATTAACGACGTGTCATTCAAGATGTATAAAAGCCGTGGCCTAGCGGTGGTTGGTGAGTCAGGTTCAGGCAAATCAACAACAGCAAAAATGATCGCAAAAATGTACGCGCCTTCGGGCGGTACGATCGAATACAAAGGTCGCGATATCCAAGAGATCTCAAGCAGAAAAGATCTCATGCACTACCGTGAAGGTGTGCAGATGGTATGGCAAGACCCGTTTGGTTCACTGAACCCAACACACAATATCTTCCACCACATCGCTCGCCCTTTGTTGATCCACAAAAAAGTATCTCCGGGCAACAAGAAAGAGTTACAGGAACGTGTATACGATCTTCTAGAGCAAGTGGGGTTAGTACCACCGCAAGCGACGGCAGAAAAGTACCCTCACCAACTCTCAGGTGGCCAGCGTCAACGTGTCAACCTTGCACGTAACATCGCGGTAGGTGCGGAAGTGGTTCTAGCCGATGAGCCAACCTCAATGCTTGATGTATCGATTCGTGCTGGTGTTTTGAACCTGATGGAAGAGATGAAGTTTGAGAAGCAAATGTCTCTACTTTATATCACTCACGACATCGCAACGGCTCGTTACATCGCTGAAGATCTTTCCGTAATGTACGTTGGACACATGGTGGAATGGGGCGATACCGATGACGTGATTGCTAACCCTCAACACCCTTACACTCAGCTATTGGTTTCGGCAGTTCCAGATCCTAAGAAATCGATCCACGACCAACTAGCAGGTAACAAAGGGGAGATCCCACTTTGGACACCAGTATCAGCAGGTTGCCCATTTGCAGGCCGTTGTACTCACGCGATGGACAAGTGTAAAGAACAGCTGCCAGGAGTTACACAGTTAGCTGATAACCACTTTGTACGTTGTTACCTACACGAAAGCTAAGCAATAAAGTCCAAGTTAGGGTCTGCGGACCCTAACTATTTATATCCAAAACATTCAAGTACCTAGCCAATAGAAACTAGGACTGTCGGAGAATATTGATGCTGTTATTGACCAACCATATTGGCTATGAGTCCACAGGCCCAAAGCAAGCTATCTTACAAACAAAGAAAGCTCGTCTATCGAGCACTACGGCTTTACTCGTCTGTGCAGACAATCATATGACTGTCGGAAGTTTTGATGTGGTTAAACAAGGCCGCGTAGCAAATTGGCATCAAGGGCAATTCTTCACTATCGATTTCAGTTCAGTTACTGAATCTGGTCGCTACTACCTACGTTTTGACAACCTGCGTTCAGAAGTATTTGAGATTGGTAGCAACCTATTAATGAACCACACATTCTCTGATGTGCTTCATTACTTTAAGTCACAACGCTGTGGCGGTATTTTCGACAAAAAAGATCGACAAGCACAAATTCTAAGTACCGACAGATACGTCGATGTCCACGGAGGATGGTATGACGCATCAGGAGATGTCAGTAAGTATTTTAGCCACCTGTCTTATGGTAACTACCTAAACCCACAACAAATTCCAATGGTCGTTTGGAACATGCTAAAAAGTGCACGCTTGACTAGCCATAACCCAGACTTCCCGAAATTCTCCATGACTCGTCTAACGGAAGAGGCTCTGTTCGGTGCCGACTTCTTAGTGCGTATGCAAGACGCCGACGGATACTTCTATATGACGGTATTCGACAAATGGAGCAAAGATATCAATCAGCGCGACATCTGCGCTTATGCGACTCAAGATGGTCATAAATCAACGGACTTACAGGCGGGCTACCGACAAGGTGCCGGCGTAGCTATTGCAGCATTGGCTGCTGCATCTGAGCTTGAAGCCTCTGGCAGTTACTCTAGCCAAACCTACCTTGATACAGCTGCGAAAGGCTATTGGCACCTTAAAGAACACAACCTTCAGTACCTAAACGATGGCGAAGAGAACATCATCGATGAGTATTGCGCCCTACTCGCAGCCAATGAGCTGTATCGCGTAACTCAAGACCAGCAATACCTAACAGAAGCAAGAGCTTGGGCGACTCGCTTAATCTCTCGCCAACAGTCAGATAATTCATTTGAGCACTTCTGGTCTGCAAATTCTGATGGCTCTCGCCCATACTTTCATGCAGCAGAAGCTGGCCTTCCGGTGATTGCGCTATGCGAATACATCGACAACGAAACCAATGCTGAATTAAAAGAACAGGCTCGCACAGCTGTTGAGCAAGCTTGCCAGTTCGAAATCAACATTACCGACAAAGTCACCAACCCATTCGGCTACCCAAGACAGTACGTTAAATCTGTCGATGGTGATAAACGTGATGCCTTCTTCGTCGCTCAACAGAATGAGACAGGTTACTGGTGGCAAGGTGAAAATGCTCGCCTTGGTTCACTCGCAACCATGGCTTACCTAGTTCAACCGCACATTAAGGATAATGACCTTCAACAGCGTCTAATCCAGCTTTCACAAAACAGCCTTGATTGGATCTTAGGCCTCAACCCATACCACATGTGCATGCTCGATGGTCACGGCCATAACAACCCAGACTACCTACCTCAGCTTGGTTTCTTCAATGCAAAAGGTGGTGTCTGCAACGGTATCACGGCTGGTTTCGAAGACGAACAAGACATCGCATTCAACCCACCAGCACAGAAAGACGACATGCTTCAAAACTGGCGCTGGGGTGAACAATGGATCCCTCACGGCGCTTGGTTCCTATTGGCAACGGCTTCGCAATTCAACTTCCTAGCACAAAGTAAGGAGCAATAATCATGACTCTTTACTACGTAGGTATTGATGGTGGAGGCACTTCTTGTCGAGCTCGAATTCGCGATGACCAAGGCAAGCTGGTTGGTGAAGCAAAGAGTGGCAGTGCCAACATTCTACTGGGTGTTGATGTTGCAATGAACTCTATCGTTGACGCCATCACCAAAGCCGCACAACAAAGCCAACTCGACTCTAACGATTTTTCTAATATGCATGTTGGTTTGGCGCTAGCTGGCGCAGAGCAAAAGTCGGCATGGTTCGACTTCATGGTACAAGCTCACCCTTTCGCAAGTATGACACTCAATACAGACGCCTATGGTGCATGTATTGGTGCACATAATGGCCAAGACGGCGCAATCATGATTGGTGGTACAGGTTCATGTGGTATCTACCTGAACGACGGCGAGCAACATGTGGTTGGCGGTCGTGAATTCCCAATTTCAGACCAAGGCGGCGGCGCAGTGATGGGCCTTCGTTTAATTCAGCAAGTTCTACTCGCTGAAGATGGCATTCGCAACAAAACCGCGCTGATCAAACACGTTATGAATCATTTCAATAATGATGTTGATGCGATCGTGGCGTGGTCAAAAGGCGCGATTCCAAAAGATTACGGTCAATTTTCTCCAGTTATTTTTCAACTGGCAAATGAAGGTGATGAACTGGCTATCGAGATGCTCAAGCAAACCGCTGCTGATATCGAAATGTTTGTCTTAGCACTACACCGAAAAGGCGCTGACAAGGTGTGCTTAATGGGAAGTATCGCTGAACGCATTCACAACTGGCTATCGCCACCAGTACAACAATGGATCGTTAAACCTCAATTCGACGCTATCGAAGGCGCGTTGATGTTTGCCGGGAAATCACAACACAACTTGTATCAACAGGCTTAGCAGGGAAGTTATATGAATTATCGCATCGACTTAGCTGTTCTTTCTGAACAAAAAAATAACTGCCGATTCGGCCTTACGGTACATAACTTAAGTGACCTCGACGTACAAGATTGGTCACTGCATTTTGCCTTTGACCGATTCATCCTTCCTGAGAGTTTGTCGCAAGGTGAATTGACTCAAGTAGGAAGCTTTTGCTCGTTCAAACCAAATTCGCCAGTGTTAAAAGCCAATAACCATTTCTACCTTGAATTCAGTATTCAAAGCGCACCATTCCGCTTCTATTCTGATGGCCTTAACGATGCCTTTATCCAGTCACATCATGATGGGGAAACATCGGTACTGCCTGTCGCGATATCACCCATTGTTTTGGCTTCGCCATACCGTGAACGCAATCAAATTCCTGAAGTGAACGCAGCTCAAGTGGCATTGATTCCTCAGCCGAATCAGATCGAATTTCAGCAAGGTAGTTTCGCGCTAAGTAGCTTCGCGCTAAATAACGACTGCAGAATTGAGGTTCAATCTCATCTTGCTGATAAGGCTGTCTCTTGGCTGCAACAAGAATTGCTCTCGACCTTTGAGTTATCTCTTTCGACCACGCTTTCAACTGAACTTTCAAAAGACGAAAGCGGCGGCATTCTATTTCGCAGCAACCCGACGTTAGATGAAGCCGAATACAAGCTGACCATCACTGCACAACAGATTACTGCTGAATCAGGCAGCCAATCGGGCTTTACACACGCTGTGGCAAGCTTGATCCAATTAGTTCAACAACTGGACGCAGAGAACCTCTCTCTACCATGTTGCAAAATCGCCGATCAACCTCGATTTAAGTACCGCGGCATGATGTTGGATTGCGCTCGTCACTTCCACTCAGTCGATCAAGTGAAGCGTTTGATCAACCAACTGGCGCAGTACAAATTCAACGTTTTTCACTGGCACCTAACCGATGATGAAGGCTGGAGAATTGAGATCA belongs to Vibrio splendidus and includes:
- a CDS encoding ABC transporter substrate-binding protein, with product MLANIKKTAIATAIIATATTGFASVATAAERSELTIHPKEYTTFVRNFNPYLGATNLHTTTDFLYEPLVVFNEMHGNTPVFRLAENFTMSDDLMSVVFDIRKGVKWSDGETFSADDVVFSFNLVKEKPELDQSGINSWVTSVEKLNDYQVKFSLTEANSNVPYEIAKVPVVPKHIWKDVKDPSTFTNENPVGSGPFTEIDTFTAQLYIQCANPNYWDADNLDVDCLRVPQIANNDQFLGKVVNSEMDWTSSFVPDIDRTYAAASPKHHYWYPPAGTQAFIVNFKHPDAAKHEALSNVEFRRAFSMALDRQTIIDIAFYGGGTVNDFASGLGYAFEAWSDEKTHDKYKGFNTYNAEGAKKLLADAGFKDVNKDGFVDTPSGKSFELMIQSPNGWTDFNNTVQLAVEQLNEIGIKAKARTPDFSVYNQAMLEGTYDVAYTNYFHGADPYTYWNSAYNSSLQSGDGMPRFAMHFYQNDKLDGLLNSFYKTADKNEQLDIAHGIQQIIAADQVTIPVMSGAYMYQYNTTRFTGWWNEENPKGRPNIWAGIPERLLHVLDLKPVK
- a CDS encoding ABC transporter ATP-binding protein, whose amino-acid sequence is MSKDFGQLLVEGKNVVKDFPISSTTIQTPMMRAINDVSFKMYKSRGLAVVGESGSGKSTTAKMIAKMYAPSGGTIEYKGRDIQEISSRKDLMHYREGVQMVWQDPFGSLNPTHNIFHHIARPLLIHKKVSPGNKKELQERVYDLLEQVGLVPPQATAEKYPHQLSGGQRQRVNLARNIAVGAEVVLADEPTSMLDVSIRAGVLNLMEEMKFEKQMSLLYITHDIATARYIAEDLSVMYVGHMVEWGDTDDVIANPQHPYTQLLVSAVPDPKKSIHDQLAGNKGEIPLWTPVSAGCPFAGRCTHAMDKCKEQLPGVTQLADNHFVRCYLHES
- a CDS encoding glycoside hydrolase family 9 protein — translated: MLLLTNHIGYESTGPKQAILQTKKARLSSTTALLVCADNHMTVGSFDVVKQGRVANWHQGQFFTIDFSSVTESGRYYLRFDNLRSEVFEIGSNLLMNHTFSDVLHYFKSQRCGGIFDKKDRQAQILSTDRYVDVHGGWYDASGDVSKYFSHLSYGNYLNPQQIPMVVWNMLKSARLTSHNPDFPKFSMTRLTEEALFGADFLVRMQDADGYFYMTVFDKWSKDINQRDICAYATQDGHKSTDLQAGYRQGAGVAIAALAAASELEASGSYSSQTYLDTAAKGYWHLKEHNLQYLNDGEENIIDEYCALLAANELYRVTQDQQYLTEARAWATRLISRQQSDNSFEHFWSANSDGSRPYFHAAEAGLPVIALCEYIDNETNAELKEQARTAVEQACQFEINITDKVTNPFGYPRQYVKSVDGDKRDAFFVAQQNETGYWWQGENARLGSLATMAYLVQPHIKDNDLQQRLIQLSQNSLDWILGLNPYHMCMLDGHGHNNPDYLPQLGFFNAKGGVCNGITAGFEDEQDIAFNPPAQKDDMLQNWRWGEQWIPHGAWFLLATASQFNFLAQSKEQ
- a CDS encoding glucosamine kinase nucleotide-binding domain-containing protein, whose amino-acid sequence is MTLYYVGIDGGGTSCRARIRDDQGKLVGEAKSGSANILLGVDVAMNSIVDAITKAAQQSQLDSNDFSNMHVGLALAGAEQKSAWFDFMVQAHPFASMTLNTDAYGACIGAHNGQDGAIMIGGTGSCGIYLNDGEQHVVGGREFPISDQGGGAVMGLRLIQQVLLAEDGIRNKTALIKHVMNHFNNDVDAIVAWSKGAIPKDYGQFSPVIFQLANEGDELAIEMLKQTAADIEMFVLALHRKGADKVCLMGSIAERIHNWLSPPVQQWIVKPQFDAIEGALMFAGKSQHNLYQQA
- a CDS encoding ABC transporter permease; amino-acid sequence: MGYFLRRLSFYFVALLVAATLNFIIPRAMPGDPVTMMFANASVQVTPERIAAMKELLGFVDGGLLVQYGAYMKNILSWELGTSIQFYPLSVNTLLGGAFGWSLFLAGTAVILSFSIGSILGIFAAWKRGSKYDAFVTPGMLILQAVPQVVIAMLALFTFAIGLKWFPTGYAYTAGTIPDWTSWAFIKDVAYHAFLPLVCASVVQIGGFLVNMRNNMINLLAEDYITMAKGKGLSENRVVFNYAARNAMLPSVTALSMSLGMAIGGQLIIEIIFNYPGLGSVLFNAINARDYQVLQGQLLIMTLFMLFFNLVADMLYVVLDPRLRKGGK
- a CDS encoding ABC transporter ATP-binding protein produces the protein MSEPLISIRNLCVDYITESGDVRACNNVSFDIAPGEVFGLAGESGCGKSTVAFSLMRLHKPPAYISGGEVIFNGENILEYSDERMQAFRWSEMSMVFQSAMNALNPVLPMEEQFCDVIMHHTNMTREQAKQRAEGLLEIVDIHPSRLSDYPHQFSGGMRQRLVIAIALALNPKLIIMDEPTTALDVVVQREILQKIYALKEEFGFSILFITHDLSLMVEFSDRIGIMYSGELIEVANSQDILENPYHPYTKGLGSSFPPLTGPKTKLAGIPGNPLNLLEIPEGCRFQARCDRVHEACTKVPTKLRSIDPGHLSNCHLYGDPIVQRKL
- a CDS encoding ABC transporter permease, yielding MKDILKLIWRNPMALTGVIILSIFILGAIAAPLITKHVPDKRTGNPHEYPGFVVKSAQTNPDGWVAQNLADDRRTLIMSKKADHVLGTTRMGRDVWSQVVYGARVSLAVGFGAGLTVCLLATVIGVSAGYFGGRVDDILTAAMNIMLVIPQYPLLFVVAAFIGEAGPLTITLVIGFMSWAWGARVVRSQTLALREKEFVKAAEVLGESSFRIIFVEILPNLISIVGASFIGSVMYAIMMEATISFLGLGDPNTISWGIMLYNVQTSSSMLIGAWWELLAPCIALTLLVTGLALLNFAVDEIANPQLRSHKGMKRWKKLAAQDKEEREPELPPQNALWSGDK